The genomic segment TACGTTCCCTTGAAAATATTGACCGCTGTCTGGTGGCGGCTGTAGGTTATACACTGGATTATAAAAGGTATCTTAAAAATATCGGCGAAGAGTCTTTCACCTTTTCCATTCGTGTCAGATTGTTTCAACCGACCCAATTTGCCCTGGGCCAGGATTTTCCAACAGAAAATGTTATGACCTGGATGCAGCAGGGACGTCAGATCTTCACGGATGCGGCCAATGCTGCCTCTAAAGAGTATTCTGATCTATCAGAAGGTCTCAAATCCCTTATTGAAAAGCACAAACTTGTGAGTTCAATCCTCTATAAAGCTCTGGATGAGGATGAAGTAGTCTCATTGTCAGAAGATTTGAACAATGCGGTCTCTTTCCTGGGTGGAAAAGTCTGGATCAAGTAATCTGAACAGAATCAGGAAGATATCGTCGTGGAGATAACCCTGAAGGCATTTTTGATGCGGTCATTTTTGCGGCTCAGTTCTTTCAATGTTCCCTGCACCTGATTTCTTCCTGCTGCAGCTCTTAATTCCATGAGCTCTTTTTCTATCTGCTCAATTTCCTGTCTGATCTTGTCAAATTGATTCATAGTGATACTCCTATTTACAAAGTCAGTGTGCCCCGAAGGGTCTTTTATACTACCAGAGCTGCCATGCAGCTCCGGTGATTTCACGCACAGGGCCGAAGGGTTGTGTTACAGCCTCGGTGACTTTCTTGCTCAGGGCCGAAGGGTCCGGGCCAAAGGGCCTTGTTGCTAAGTCAGGGGGCCGAAGGGTCTTCTTTAAATATCGGATCTCCCTGAAAATTATTGAGGTTTCTCTGGATTTTCAATAAATTTCTTATTATGATAGGGATCAGAATGTTGAATCCATACAGTCCTCCGACTAGGCTGAAGGTTCAATTTATTTCGATGTTGCAGGAGATATGAAAATGTCTATACTCGATGACACCGATGAAGACTTTGATGACGGGATAATTTCACTGGATGAACTGGAACCTGACGATGAGGAGGGGGAGGATCATTCTGACTGGGGGGATGAGTACGACGATATGGATTCTGAATCCTGGGACAAAGAGTATGGTGATGGCGAAGAGGAACTGGAAGGAGATCCCTGGGATCTGAATTGATGACTTCCGGCAGCCCTTTACTTGCCGCAGAATCTTTCCGTCAGGTTTTGTCTCAAGGACCCTATGATAAAATAAAAAAGCTCCTGGAGATAGTAGGACGGGACAGCCCTCAACTGATAAATCTACTGATCAGGGACTCCTGCCTCCATTCTTCAGGTCATGTCGAGTTACCTGCTTTCTTTGGAAAGGTTGAGGACATTACAGCCTACTCTCTCTATTCCTTCTGGACAATGGTCTCCCTCATGGAGGTTAAACCACTCTGGTTCTATCATCTGGAATCCTTCCATCAGGATGGTGCACCCAGGGATGAAGATTTCCGCTTCCCTCCGGGATTGATCCATTGCCCAGTTCTTAAATCATTGACAATCCGCAATGCCGGGCTGGTAGAACTCCCCATAGAAATCCTGAAAATAAGAAGATTAAAAGGTCTGGATGTCAGCTCTAATAAGATTAAGCTCATCCCTCCGGGGATAGGCAGTCTCAGGCAATTGGTGTATTTTAATGCATCCGGTAATGACTTGAAAACTCTGCCTCCTCAACTTGGCGGACTCCGGAAGTTACAGATTTTGAATCTGTCAGGGAACAGAATTGAATCCCTGGGTTTCTCCCTGGATGCTCTGGCCGGATTAAAGAGGCTGAACCTCAGTGGAAATTGTCTGGAAGCTCTGCCCCTGGGTTTGAATGCCCTGAATCAGCTTGAACGCATACAACTGGCTTATAATGATTTATGTGCCGATGACGAAGCCGTATGGGAAGAGGGTGATTTTTCTCAGATTCCAGGGCATCAATGGCACTTCCCTTTTTAGCACCGGCGTATTTAAAATTGTAACGGAGTTGTCTATGATTGATTTATCCACTCTGGAAAGATATGAAACCCCTTCTGTGATCAAACCCGCTCTCAGCCGTTATTTTCTGGGAACCCGTTTATCCATGAATCTATCGGTCATGAAGATCGTTCTTCAATGCAGATATCTCAGCAAAAAGGGCATCTTTACAAATTCTGCCTATTTTGATGCTTCCGACCGCCTCCGAACCGCTTTTGAGAAGCATGGAGCCCGTTTTGAAATAACAGGCCTTGAGAATATGAAGCAGGATGGGCCATGCGTCATCGTTTCCAATCACATGAGCCTTTTGGAAACTCAGGTTCTTCCCTGGCTGATTGGATGTTTTCATCCTCTTTCCATTGTGATGAAAAAGAGCCTCTATGATTCATGGATCTTTCATCCCGTTGCGGTGGCAACAAAAAGCATTTCCCTCACCAGACAAAATCTGAGAGCAGATATTGATGTCATCATGAAAGAAGGAGTGGAATACCTGAATCAGGGCCGTTCGATTCTTCTTTTCCCCGAGGGGACTAGAAAAGGGTTCTTCAATCGGGATGATTTCAATTCGCTGGGTGTTAAGCTGGCTGCACGGGCCGGAGTCAA from the Oceanispirochaeta sp. genome contains:
- a CDS encoding leucine-rich repeat domain-containing protein, which produces MTSGSPLLAAESFRQVLSQGPYDKIKKLLEIVGRDSPQLINLLIRDSCLHSSGHVELPAFFGKVEDITAYSLYSFWTMVSLMEVKPLWFYHLESFHQDGAPRDEDFRFPPGLIHCPVLKSLTIRNAGLVELPIEILKIRRLKGLDVSSNKIKLIPPGIGSLRQLVYFNASGNDLKTLPPQLGGLRKLQILNLSGNRIESLGFSLDALAGLKRLNLSGNCLEALPLGLNALNQLERIQLAYNDLCADDEAVWEEGDFSQIPGHQWHFPF
- a CDS encoding 1-acyl-sn-glycerol-3-phosphate acyltransferase, which translates into the protein MIDLSTLERYETPSVIKPALSRYFLGTRLSMNLSVMKIVLQCRYLSKKGIFTNSAYFDASDRLRTAFEKHGARFEITGLENMKQDGPCVIVSNHMSLLETQVLPWLIGCFHPLSIVMKKSLYDSWIFHPVAVATKSISLTRQNLRADIDVIMKEGVEYLNQGRSILLFPEGTRKGFFNRDDFNSLGVKLAARAGVKVIPIALKTDFLVNGKHVSDFSTVHHDRPVHIHVGEALKVQGRGKKEHQVILDFLETKLSSWGVEIRGRDLKDPVTKEEMS